In Elephas maximus indicus isolate mEleMax1 chromosome 7, mEleMax1 primary haplotype, whole genome shotgun sequence, the following proteins share a genomic window:
- the USH1C gene encoding harmonin isoform X1 — MDRKVAREFRHKVDFLIDNDAEKDYLYDVLRMYHQTMDVAVLVGDLKLVINEPSRLPLFDAIRPLIPLKHQVEYDQLTPRRSRKLKEVRLDRLHPEGLGLSVRGGLEFGCGLFISYLIKGGQADSVGLQVGDEIVRINGYSISSCTHEEVINLIHTKKTVSIKVRHIGLIPVKSSPDEALKWQYVDQFVSESGGGRGTLGSPGSRENKDKKVFISLVGSRGLGCSISSGPVQKPGIFISHVKPGSLSAEVGLETGDQIVEVNGIDFSNLDHKEAVNVLKSSRSLTISIVAGAGRELFMTDRERLAEVRQHELQRQELLMQKKLAMESNKILQEQQEMERQRKKEIAQKAAEENERYRKEMEQIVEDEEKFKKQWEEDWGSKEQLLLPKTVTAEVHPIPLHKPKYNQGVESELKPADDLDGGTEEQGEQDFRKYEEGFDPYSMFTPEQIIGKDVRLLRIKKEGSLDLALEGGVDSPIGKVVVSAVYEGGAAERHGGIVKGDEIMAINGKIVTDYTLAEAEAALQKAWSQGDWIDLVIAVCPPKEYDDELTFF, encoded by the exons GACCATGGATGTGGCTGTGCTGGTGGGAGACTTGAAGCTGGTCATTAATGAGCCCAGCCGCCTGCCACTGTTTGATGCCATCCGGCCCTTGATCCCGCTGAAGCACCAGGTGGAGTATGACCAGCTGACACCCCGGCGCTCCAG GAAGCTGAAGGAGGTACGTCTGGACCGTCTGCACCCCGAAGGCCTCGGCCTTAGCGTGCGTGGTGGCCTCGAGTTTGGCTGTGGTCTCTTCATCTCCTACCTCATCAAAGGTGGTCAGGCAGACAGCGTCGGGCTCCAG GTAGGGGACGAGATTGTCCGGATCAATGGCTATTCCATCTCCTCCTGCACCCACGAGGAAGTCATCAACCTCATCCACACCAAGAAGACTGTGTCCATCAAAGTGAGAC ACATCGGCCTGATCCCAGTGAAGAG CTCTCCTGACGAGGCTCTCAAATGGCAGTATGTGGATCAGTTTGTATCAGAATCTGGG GGTGGGCGGGGGACACTAGGCTCCCCCGGGAGTCGGGAAAACAAGGACAAGAAGGTCTTCATCAGCCTGGTGGGCTCCCGGGGCCTTGGCTGCAG CATTTCCAGTGGCCCCGTCCAGAAACCCGGCATCTTCATTAGCCATGTGAAGCCTGGCTCCCTGTCTGCTGAGGTCGGTTTGGAG ACAGGGGACCAGATTGTCGAAGTCAATGGCATCGACTTCTCCAACCTGGACCATAAGGAG GCCGTGAACGTACTGAAGAGTAGCCGCAGCCTGACCATCTCCATCGTAGCTGGAGCT GGCCGGGAGCTGTTCATGACTGACAGGGAGCGGCTGGCAGAGGTGCGGCAGCATGAGCTGCAGCGGCAGGAGCTACTGATGCAGAAGAAGTTGGCGATGGAGTCCAACAAGATCCTCCAGGAGCAGCAGGAGATGGAGCGGCA aaggaaaaaggaaattgCCCAGAAGGCAGCAGAGGAAAATGAGAGATACCGGAAGGAGATGGAACA GATTGTGGAGGATGAAGAGAAGTTTAAGAAGCAGTGGGAAGAAGACTGGGGCTCAAAGGAACAACTCCTGTTGCCCAAAACCGTCACCGCCGAGGTGCACCCAATACCCCTTCACAAGCCAAAGT ATAATCAGGGAGTGGAGTCCGAGCTCAAGCCTGCAGATGACCTGGATGGAGGCACggaggagcagggagagcag GATTTCCGGAAATATGAGGAAGGCTTTGACCCCTACTCAATG TTCACCCCAGAGCAGATCATAGGGAAAGATGTCCGGCTCCTGCGCATTAAGAAG GAGGGATCCTTAGACCTGGCCCTGGAAGGCGGTGTGGACTCCCCTATTGGGAAGGTGGTTGTCTCAGCTGTTTACGAGGGGGGAGCTGCTGAGCGGCATG GTGGCATTGTGAAAGGGGACGAGATCATGGCAATCAATGGCAAGATTGTGACTGACTATACCCTGGCTGAGGCTGAGGCTGCCCTGCAGAAGGCCTGGAGTCAGGGA GACTGGATTGACCTTGTGATTGCCGTCTGTCCTCCCAAGGAGTATGACGATGAGCT
- the USH1C gene encoding harmonin isoform X2, whose protein sequence is MDRKVAREFRHKVDFLIDNDAEKDYLYDVLRMYHQTMDVAVLVGDLKLVINEPSRLPLFDAIRPLIPLKHQVEYDQLTPRRSRKLKEVRLDRLHPEGLGLSVRGGLEFGCGLFISYLIKGGQADSVGLQVGDEIVRINGYSISSCTHEEVINLIHTKKTVSIKVRHIGLIPVKSSPDEALKWQYVDQFVSESGGGRGTLGSPGSRENKDKKVFISLVGSRGLGCSISSGPVQKPGIFISHVKPGSLSAEVGLETGDQIVEVNGIDFSNLDHKEGRELFMTDRERLAEVRQHELQRQELLMQKKLAMESNKILQEQQEMERQRKKEIAQKAAEENERYRKEMEQIVEDEEKFKKQWEEDWGSKEQLLLPKTVTAEVHPIPLHKPKYNQGVESELKPADDLDGGTEEQGEQDFRKYEEGFDPYSMFTPEQIIGKDVRLLRIKKEGSLDLALEGGVDSPIGKVVVSAVYEGGAAERHGGIVKGDEIMAINGKIVTDYTLAEAEAALQKAWSQGDWIDLVIAVCPPKEYDDELTFF, encoded by the exons GACCATGGATGTGGCTGTGCTGGTGGGAGACTTGAAGCTGGTCATTAATGAGCCCAGCCGCCTGCCACTGTTTGATGCCATCCGGCCCTTGATCCCGCTGAAGCACCAGGTGGAGTATGACCAGCTGACACCCCGGCGCTCCAG GAAGCTGAAGGAGGTACGTCTGGACCGTCTGCACCCCGAAGGCCTCGGCCTTAGCGTGCGTGGTGGCCTCGAGTTTGGCTGTGGTCTCTTCATCTCCTACCTCATCAAAGGTGGTCAGGCAGACAGCGTCGGGCTCCAG GTAGGGGACGAGATTGTCCGGATCAATGGCTATTCCATCTCCTCCTGCACCCACGAGGAAGTCATCAACCTCATCCACACCAAGAAGACTGTGTCCATCAAAGTGAGAC ACATCGGCCTGATCCCAGTGAAGAG CTCTCCTGACGAGGCTCTCAAATGGCAGTATGTGGATCAGTTTGTATCAGAATCTGGG GGTGGGCGGGGGACACTAGGCTCCCCCGGGAGTCGGGAAAACAAGGACAAGAAGGTCTTCATCAGCCTGGTGGGCTCCCGGGGCCTTGGCTGCAG CATTTCCAGTGGCCCCGTCCAGAAACCCGGCATCTTCATTAGCCATGTGAAGCCTGGCTCCCTGTCTGCTGAGGTCGGTTTGGAG ACAGGGGACCAGATTGTCGAAGTCAATGGCATCGACTTCTCCAACCTGGACCATAAGGAG GGCCGGGAGCTGTTCATGACTGACAGGGAGCGGCTGGCAGAGGTGCGGCAGCATGAGCTGCAGCGGCAGGAGCTACTGATGCAGAAGAAGTTGGCGATGGAGTCCAACAAGATCCTCCAGGAGCAGCAGGAGATGGAGCGGCA aaggaaaaaggaaattgCCCAGAAGGCAGCAGAGGAAAATGAGAGATACCGGAAGGAGATGGAACA GATTGTGGAGGATGAAGAGAAGTTTAAGAAGCAGTGGGAAGAAGACTGGGGCTCAAAGGAACAACTCCTGTTGCCCAAAACCGTCACCGCCGAGGTGCACCCAATACCCCTTCACAAGCCAAAGT ATAATCAGGGAGTGGAGTCCGAGCTCAAGCCTGCAGATGACCTGGATGGAGGCACggaggagcagggagagcag GATTTCCGGAAATATGAGGAAGGCTTTGACCCCTACTCAATG TTCACCCCAGAGCAGATCATAGGGAAAGATGTCCGGCTCCTGCGCATTAAGAAG GAGGGATCCTTAGACCTGGCCCTGGAAGGCGGTGTGGACTCCCCTATTGGGAAGGTGGTTGTCTCAGCTGTTTACGAGGGGGGAGCTGCTGAGCGGCATG GTGGCATTGTGAAAGGGGACGAGATCATGGCAATCAATGGCAAGATTGTGACTGACTATACCCTGGCTGAGGCTGAGGCTGCCCTGCAGAAGGCCTGGAGTCAGGGA GACTGGATTGACCTTGTGATTGCCGTCTGTCCTCCCAAGGAGTATGACGATGAGCT
- the USH1C gene encoding harmonin isoform X3, whose amino-acid sequence MDRKVAREFRHKVDFLIDNDAEKDYLYDVLRMYHQTMDVAVLVGDLKLVINEPSRLPLFDAIRPLIPLKHQVEYDQLTPRRSRKLKEVRLDRLHPEGLGLSVRGGLEFGCGLFISYLIKGGQADSVGLQVGDEIVRINGYSISSCTHEEVINLIHTKKTVSIKVRHIGLIPVKSSPDEALKWQYVDQFVSESGGGRGTLGSPGSRENKDKKVFISLVGSRGLGCSISSGPVQKPGIFISHVKPGSLSAEVGLETGDQIVEVNGIDFSNLDHKEAVNVLKSSRSLTISIVAGAGRELFMTDRERLAEVRQHELQRQELLMQKKLAMESNKILQEQQEMERQRKKEIAQKAAEENERYRKEMEQIVEDEEKFKKQWEEDWGSKEQLLLPKTVTAEVHPIPLHKPKYNQGVESELKPADDLDGGTEEQGEQPLGGFIVTMANSRPSGRKEKIRRKPSMTACRN is encoded by the exons GACCATGGATGTGGCTGTGCTGGTGGGAGACTTGAAGCTGGTCATTAATGAGCCCAGCCGCCTGCCACTGTTTGATGCCATCCGGCCCTTGATCCCGCTGAAGCACCAGGTGGAGTATGACCAGCTGACACCCCGGCGCTCCAG GAAGCTGAAGGAGGTACGTCTGGACCGTCTGCACCCCGAAGGCCTCGGCCTTAGCGTGCGTGGTGGCCTCGAGTTTGGCTGTGGTCTCTTCATCTCCTACCTCATCAAAGGTGGTCAGGCAGACAGCGTCGGGCTCCAG GTAGGGGACGAGATTGTCCGGATCAATGGCTATTCCATCTCCTCCTGCACCCACGAGGAAGTCATCAACCTCATCCACACCAAGAAGACTGTGTCCATCAAAGTGAGAC ACATCGGCCTGATCCCAGTGAAGAG CTCTCCTGACGAGGCTCTCAAATGGCAGTATGTGGATCAGTTTGTATCAGAATCTGGG GGTGGGCGGGGGACACTAGGCTCCCCCGGGAGTCGGGAAAACAAGGACAAGAAGGTCTTCATCAGCCTGGTGGGCTCCCGGGGCCTTGGCTGCAG CATTTCCAGTGGCCCCGTCCAGAAACCCGGCATCTTCATTAGCCATGTGAAGCCTGGCTCCCTGTCTGCTGAGGTCGGTTTGGAG ACAGGGGACCAGATTGTCGAAGTCAATGGCATCGACTTCTCCAACCTGGACCATAAGGAG GCCGTGAACGTACTGAAGAGTAGCCGCAGCCTGACCATCTCCATCGTAGCTGGAGCT GGCCGGGAGCTGTTCATGACTGACAGGGAGCGGCTGGCAGAGGTGCGGCAGCATGAGCTGCAGCGGCAGGAGCTACTGATGCAGAAGAAGTTGGCGATGGAGTCCAACAAGATCCTCCAGGAGCAGCAGGAGATGGAGCGGCA aaggaaaaaggaaattgCCCAGAAGGCAGCAGAGGAAAATGAGAGATACCGGAAGGAGATGGAACA GATTGTGGAGGATGAAGAGAAGTTTAAGAAGCAGTGGGAAGAAGACTGGGGCTCAAAGGAACAACTCCTGTTGCCCAAAACCGTCACCGCCGAGGTGCACCCAATACCCCTTCACAAGCCAAAGT ATAATCAGGGAGTGGAGTCCGAGCTCAAGCCTGCAGATGACCTGGATGGAGGCACggaggagcagggagagcag CCTTTGGGTGGTTTTATCGTTACGATGGCAAATTCCCGACCATCCGGAAG AAAGGAAAAGATAAGAAGAAAGCCAAGTATGACAGCATGCAGGAATTGA